TCCGGAAGGGAAATCCGATGAGCGCTCCCGCCTCGCTGCCCGTGCGCATCCTTAATCAGGGGCGCTACGAGGCCATCACCATGCTCCGCAACGGAGAACAGCTGATCCTGGCCGTCTTCCTGCCGCTGATGGCGCTGGTGGCGCTGTCCGTGACGCCCATCCTGGACGGGTTCGCCGGTTCCCGCATCAACATCGCGACGCCGGGGGTCCTGGCCCTGTGCGCCATGTCCACTGCCTTCACCGGCCAGGGCATCGCCACCGGGTTCGACCGGCGCTACGGCGTCCTGCGGTTCCTGTCCACCACCCCGCTGGGCAAGGCCGGGCTGATCGCCGGCAAGGGAATCGCCGTCGTCGCCGTTCTGGCCATCCAAGTGGTGGTGGTGAGCATTGTGGCCGGCTTCCTCGGCTGGCAGCCGTCCTGGGCGGGCATTCCGCTCGGGCTCGTCTCCCTGCTGCTCGGTGCCGCCGCGTTCACCGCGCTGGGGCTGCTCGTGGCCGGCACCGTCCGACCCGAGGCAACGCTGGCCATCACGAACCTGCTCTGGATACTTCTGGCGGCTGCCGGCGGTATCATCATCCCGGCGGTAAGCCTGCCGGAGATGCTGCAGCCGTTCGTGGAAATCCTGCCGTCGGCCGCACTGGGTGAAGCCATGCGGTCCGCACTGCTCGACGCCACATTCAATATCCCCGCCACGCTGATCCTGACCGCGTGGACAATCCTGGGTGGCCTTGCTGCTGTCCGCTGGTTCAAATGGAGCTAAATTCCGTGTCATCTGCATCCCCCGGTTCCTCCCCCGCCGTCCCCCAGGCCGGGTCCCCGGACGCGTCATCGCCCGCTGCGTCGCCCGCAGCGGGAAAAACAGTCCGCACTCTTGCCGTTGCAACGCTCGTTGCCAATATTGCCATCGTGG
This genomic interval from Arthrobacter sp. zg-Y820 contains the following:
- a CDS encoding ABC transporter permease — translated: MSAPASLPVRILNQGRYEAITMLRNGEQLILAVFLPLMALVALSVTPILDGFAGSRINIATPGVLALCAMSTAFTGQGIATGFDRRYGVLRFLSTTPLGKAGLIAGKGIAVVAVLAIQVVVVSIVAGFLGWQPSWAGIPLGLVSLLLGAAAFTALGLLVAGTVRPEATLAITNLLWILLAAAGGIIIPAVSLPEMLQPFVEILPSAALGEAMRSALLDATFNIPATLILTAWTILGGLAAVRWFKWS